GTGTTTTCATCAACGTTCAACTTAACCACTTTCAATTTGCCTGCGTACTCATCAGCAACATCTTCAAGAACAGGCGCAATCATTTTACAAGGGCCACACCAAGGTGCCCAGAAATCAACTAGTACAGGCACATCAGAGCTCAATACTTCTTCTGCGAATTGAGCGTCTGTGATTTGGCTAATATTCTCACTCATATACTTTTCCTTAAAATCTATATTGGATCAATGAATGCGGCCTAGTGTAACACTAAATCACTAGGGTAAAAATCGCTTCGCTTTAATTAACTTAATACAAAGAAACTATAGTGCTAATGATTGAATAGCGGAAGGCAACTCTAATAAAGAATGGACTTCAGCATGAGAACTTGTCCCCCAATCTTCCGCCCAGCGACGCGCGCCATGTCGGTTAAACCAGATACTTCTGGCGCCAGCGTTGGCAGCACCTTGTACATCATCAATAGGATGATCACCAATATGTATCACTTGCTCCGGCGTAACATCAGCCTGCTTCGCGGCGTGCAAAAACAATTGAGGTTCAGGCTTGGCAACACCAAGATGCTCAGCACGTACCGCAAATTCAAAATATTGTCCTAAGCCTACATAAGGATGGAAAACATCAGCATTACCATTGGTAATCACAGCAAGACGATAGTCTTGAACCAGTTCGCTCAGCACTTCATTCACATGAGGAAACAGATCCACTTTTTGACGCCACTCACAAAAATGCGCTAGAGCAGATTGTGCAACTAAATTCGCTTCTTCACTCGGCAAACCAAAAGATTTCAACACTT
The window above is part of the Marinomonas sp. THO17 genome. Proteins encoded here:
- the trxA gene encoding thioredoxin TrxA, whose amino-acid sequence is MSENISQITDAQFAEEVLSSDVPVLVDFWAPWCGPCKMIAPVLEDVADEYAGKLKVVKLNVDENTETAPKYNVRGIPTLIVVKGGEVAATKVGAVSKSQLIEFVNGAL
- a CDS encoding HAD-IA family hydrolase; translated protein: MSLLITFDLDNTLWDVMPVITRAEYAMESWFEERFPGFYRNFGGDYQLTVRQHILNKQPELSADLTNLRLKMYQQVLKSFGLPSEEANLVAQSALAHFCEWRQKVDLFPHVNEVLSELVQDYRLAVITNGNADVFHPYVGLGQYFEFAVRAEHLGVAKPEPQLFLHAAKQADVTPEQVIHIGDHPIDDVQGAANAGARSIWFNRHGARRWAEDWGTSSHAEVHSLLELPSAIQSLAL